In the genome of Dermatobacter hominis, the window CTCGATCGCGTGCTCCCAGTGCTCGACCCGCATGCGCTCGCCGAAGTGCTCGTTCACCCAGCTCGCGACGTCGCCGGCCGCCGCGATCCCGGGTGCGGCGAGGCAGGTCGCGTCGCACACGACCCCGTCGGAGAGGTCCAGACCCGACCCCGCGAGCCAGCCCGTGTTCGGCGTGACGCCGATGCCCACGACGACGACCTCGGCCTCGACCGTCGAGCGGTCCGCCATGCGGATGCCGGTGACCCGGCCGGCGCCGTCGTCGGTCAGGCCGTCGACGCCGACCCCCAGCCGCACGTCCACGCCGTGGTCGCGGTGCAGCCCGGTCACGAAGTCGCCGATCGTGGCGGGGAACGCCCGCAGCAGCGGCGTGCGCGCCGCCTCGATCATCGTGACCTCGAAGCCCTGCTCCCGGCAGGTGGCGGCGACCTCGGCGCCGATGAAACCGGCCCCCACCACGGCCACGCGCTGCGGGCGGCGGTCCAGGTCGGCCCGGAGCGCCTGGGTGTCGGCGAGGTCGCGGACCACGTGCACGCCCTCGAGCTCGGGGCCGGGCAGGCGGCGCGCCGCGGCGCCCATGGCCAGGACGATCCCGTCGGCGGTCACCTCGGAGCCGTCCGACAGCGCCAGGGTGCGTGAGGCCACGTCGAGCGCGGTCGCGGCGGTGCCGAACCGGAGGTCCAGGTCGAGCTCGGGGACCTTGTTCGCGAGCGGCTGGTGGGCCCGCTCGACCTCCCACTCGCCGGCGAGGACCTGCTTCGACAGCGGGGGTCGGTCCGAGGGCAGCTCGGGCGACGGGTCGACGACCACGATCCGGCCGTCGTGGCCCCGGCCGCGGAACGTGTTGGCCGCGCTGAGGCCGGCCAGGGACGCGCCGACGATGGCGTAGGTGGTCACTCGGTGCCTCCGGTGCTCCGTGTCCGGTCGGTCCGCAGGAGCGGCACCGCACGGGCACCGCTCGAGGGGCTGGGCTCAGCCCTCGATCGCGATGGCCTGCTTGGGGCAGCGGCGGGCGGCCTCCTCGACCTTGCCCCGGAGCTCCTCGGGCGGCTCCTCCTGCAGCACGTAGAGGAAGTCGTCGTCCCGCACCTCGAACACCTCGGGTGCGATGCCCATGCACACGGCGTTCGACTCGCAGAGGTCGAAGTTCACGACAACCTTCATGGTGCTCCCCTTGCTGACCGCTCACGTCCCCGGCGGCGACGGCCGGGGCCACCGGTCGCCCGACCGGCCCGCGCACTCTATCGACCGTGCAGCGCCCACCCGGGACGACGGCGTCGGGTCGGTCCGGCTCGGTGGGACGAGCTGGAGGAGGGGCTGCGGGTCAGAAGATCGAGTAGCCGCCGTCGATCACGAGGAGGTCGCCCGTGTGGAACGTCTGGGTCGGATCGGCCAGGAACGCGGCGGCTTCGCCGAAGTCCGACGGGGCGCCCCAGCGCCGCACCGGCGTCCGGGCCGTCGTGTTGGCCATGAACCGCTCCCACCCGAGGAGGGGCGCGGTGAGCTCGGTCTCGACCCAGCCCGGCACGATCCCGTTCGCCCGGATGCCGTGGCGGGCCATCTCGACCGCCAACCCCTTGACGAGGGCGATCATGGCCGTCTTCGAGCAGGAGTAGGCCTGGTTGGCGGGTGCGCCGTGGATGGCCGACGTCGACGAGATCCCGATGAGGGAGCCGCCCTCGCCCCGCTCGATCATGTGGCGGACCGCGGCCCGGAACGAGAGGAAGGCGCCGTCGAGGTTGACCTCCATGATGCGGCGCCAGCGCTCGAGGGTCTGCTCGGCGAACGGGGCGCCCCCGCCGATGCCGGCGTTGGCGACCATCGTGTCGACCCGACCGTGCGCGGCCAGCGTCTCGGCCATGGCGGCGTCGACCTGCTCCTCGTCGGACACGTCGACGACCGCCGACGTCGAGCCGGTGGCGCCGGCGGCCCGGAGCTCCTCGACCGCCGCGGCGTTCTTGTCGGGGTTGCGGCCCCACACCGCCACCGTCGCGCCGGCCGCGGCGACCCCGTGGGCGAGACCGAGGCCGATCCCGCCGTTGCCGCCGGTGACCACCACCACCCGTCCCGTCAGGTCCACCATGCCGATCGCCTCCTCGCGCGCCGAGGCGGCCCCGGCTCCGATCCGGGCACGGTAACCGTCCGGGGGCGGTTCTGGTCCGGGGTCGGTCGACCGTCTAGGTTCGCCGCCCGTGGCGGAGGGCAGCGTGCGCACGGCGACGACCGAGGACGCGCCGGACCTCTCCCTCGTCCTGTCCCGCGGCTTCACCGACGACCCGATCTGGCGGTGGATGGCGCCCGAGGACCGCCGGTGGCCGCGGCGCATGGCCCCGGTGTTCCGCCACCTGATCGGTCCGTCGATCGGGCACCGCACGGTCTGGACCACGAACGCCCACGAGGGCGCGGCGGTCTGGGCGCCCCCCGGCGCGTGGAGCTTCCCGACCAGCGCCGCCGTGCGATCCGGGCCGGCGATGCTGCGGGGCTTCGGCGTCGCGGGCCTGCGGCGGACGCTCCGGATGGTCGGGCGCATGGAGGCCGCGCACCCGAAGGAGCGGCACTGGTACCTCGAGTTCCTGGCCACCGACGCCCACCTGCGCGGCCGCGGCATCGGCTCCGCCCTGATCGGGCCCGGGCTCGAGCGGGCCGACGAGGAGGGGGTCGGCGCCTACCTCGAGAGCTCGAAGCTGGACAACGTGCCGTTCTACCGCCGTCACGGGTTCGAGGTCGTCGAGGAGATGGTCGCCGTCCCCGGCGCGCCGCCGCTCTGGCGCATGTGGCGCGACCCCCGCTGAGCCGCCCCACCGGCTCGGCCGAGCGCCGGCTCAGACCAGGTGGGCGATGTCGTTGAAGCGGCGGATCCGCCACCGGCCGTCGGCCTGCACGACCAGCTCGCTGATCGACGCGTTGTCGGCGCCGACGAAGGCGAACGGCGTGCTGCCCGTCGCCATGGCCAGCAGCTGGCCGATCACCCCGCCGTGGACGACCGCCACCACGCGGCTGTCGGGGTGAGCGGCGTGGATCGCCTCGACGCCGGCCCGGAGGCGGGCGGCGAAGTCCTCGCCCCGCTCGGCGCCCGGGATCACGTCCCAGCGCTCCTCGGCGAACATCGCCGCCGCGACCGGGTCGCCCGACGCGACCTTGGCCCTGAACTGCTGCTCCCACTCGCCGAGGAACACCTCGCGGAGGTCGGCGAGCACGTTCGGCTCGACGTCCACGCCGCCGTCCCGGGCGAGCAGCTCGATGAGCGGCGCCGCCGTCTGGTGCGTGCGCTGCAGCGTCGTCACGTAGACCGCGTCGATCGTCAGGCCGGCGCGGTGCTCCGACGCCAGCCGCTCCCCCACCCGCCGGGCCTGCTCCTCGCCGTCGGGGGCGAGCGGCGGGTCCCCGTGGCCGTCGCGAAGCGGGAACGGCCGGTCGGGGTGCTCCGGGGCGGACTCGCCGTGGCGCACCAGGACGATGGTCGTCGCGCCCGTCGGCGGCGCGAACCGGTACTGGCGGATCCCCCCGTCGTCGGTGCGCTCGCGGTCGGCTCGTTCGCCCGTCGCCGGGCCGGTCTCGTCGGTCACGGCCGACAGGTTGGCACGCGCAGCCGCGGCGTCAGACCGCGGCGCAGGTGCCGCCGGCCGGTGCCGCCACCACCGGCGTCTCGCCGTTGCGGATCTCCACCGTGACCTGCGGGTTGATGGTCACCAGCGCGTCGAGGACGGTCGTGCAGGCGTCCATCGCCTCGTCGACGGTGACCGGGTCCGACGAGTCGGCGGACAGCGACACGTCGGTGTCGTTCAGGATCGAGGTGGCGTTGAGCTTGTCGACCCACGTGCCCGTCGCACCGTCCTTGATCTCGTCGATGTGCTCCAGGTCGATGTCGCCGGTGGCGCTGCCGGTGTCGGGGTCGAGCGGCTCGTCGGAGGACGTGCCGCCGGGCTCGTCGGAGGACGTGTCGCCCTCGAGGTCGATGCCGCACGCCTCGCTCGTGTACTCGTCGATCGCGTCGGCGGCGTCCTGGACCTCGGGCTCGAGGATGATCTCGAGGGTCCGGTCGATGTAGTCGGGCGCGTCGGGGTCGAGCTCGCCCATCTGCTCGACGACGTCGGCGAGCACCTCGAACGGCTCCCGGAGGTCGTCGGGGGCCACCTCTCCCAGCGCGGACAGCGCCTCGACGGCCTTCGCCGGGTCCTCGAGGTCCTCCGGGTCGCTGGCCTCCAGCTCGGCGACCGCCTGGCAGTACTCGCTGTCGGGGTCGGACCCCGTGCCGGCGTCGTCCGAGGGCCGGGCCTCGGACTCCTTGGGCGCAGGCAGGGCGACCTCGTCGTCGCCGCAGCCCGCCAGCACCCCGCCGGCCAGCACGACGGCGGCGGCCACGGCGAGGAGCGTGCGGGAGCGGGCGGCGAGGTGCTGGGTGCGCATGCCGGCCAGTCTGCCGTGCGGGCCGGTGCGATCCGCGCGTGGCAGCGGTGAATCCCGTTCCCCTGGCGGGCCCTTCTTGGCATCATGTGCCGACACGCGCCGCCCACGAGCGCAGCGGGCACCCCCGGAAGGAGCACGGCCGTGACGGTCCTCCTGCTCAACGCGAGCTACGAGCCCCTCCGGGTCATCGCGCTGCGCCGGGCGATCGGCCTGGTGTTCGCCGGCAAGGTGGACCTGCTCGAGTCGAGCGACGAGCACCTCCTGCACACGAGCGGCGGCGACGTCTACGAGGCACCGGTCGTGGTGCGCCTCCGCCGGATGGTGAAGGTGCCGTTCCAGTCGGTGGCGCCCCTGTCGCGGCGCGCCATCGAGGCCCGCGACGAGCGGCGCTGCCAGGTGGTCGGCTGCGACCGGAGCGGCCAGACGGTCGACCACGTCGTCCCCCGGTCGCGGGGCGGGGCGCACGAGTGGACCAACGTCGTGCTGATGTGCACGCGCCACAACTCGCACAAGGGCGCCCACCTGCTGTCGGAGCTCGGCTGGCACCTCAAGCGCGAACCCAGCGCGCCGCGGGGCGAGCTCGTGATCCTGGCCCGGGCCGGCATCCGGCAACCGCCGCCGGCCTGGACGCCCTACCTGCCGGGAATCGCCGCGGCCTGAGCCGCGCCGTCGACGGGACCGCCGACGGTGCGGTGCTCGGCCCGCCACCGGCGGCTCAGGTGCTCGAGCGGCAGGAACGCCGTGATGCAGATCGTGTGCGGCAGGAACGAGATGCCGATCATCAGGTACGTCATCACGTGCAGGAGCAGCACTCCGACCAGCGCCGCGCTCCGCACGAGCCGAGGGGCCCGCGGGAACAGCAGGATGACCGCCGCGACCTCGAACGCGATGAACGCCCACTGGGCCACCACCAGGAGCCCGGGGTACGGCAGCAGCCAGTCGCCGATCGTCGAGCCCCGCCGCACGATCGCCCGGGCGAAGGTGGCGGACTCCATCCACCCCCAGCCGCCGAAGCGCAGCTTCGCCCACGCCGAGAAGGGGTAGGCGAGCACGAACACGACCTGGACGACCCGCAACGCCCAGCCGGACGTGCGCTCGACCGCCGGGCCGATCCGGGGCGTCAGCGCGAGCACGAGGAGGGCGACCACGATCGTCAGGCGGTCGTGGTCGACCTTCGACCACGAGAAGGCCCAGAGCAGCCACACGACGTAGGACGCGAAGACGGTGGCCGCCGCCGCCCGGGGCGCCCGCCGGGTGCACATCCAGGCCGCCCCCGCCACCAGCACGATCCGGAGGAGCAGCATCGTCGTCGGGTCCGGCGGGCCGAGCTGGAGGATCCGGGCGAGCAGGACGGGGCGGTAGAAGGCCTCGGGGGCGCCCTCGTGGCCGACCGCCCACTGGTCGGTCACCAGAACCGTGAAGACGACGGTCGCGGCGATGATCCGGGCGAACACGTCGACCCGCGCCACGGGCACCGGATCGAACCAGTAGCGGTCCCGGCCGGCGCGGAACCGCTCGATCACGGCCGCCCCTCCGTGGCCGGCCACTCCTGGATGGTCTCGGTGAACGACGAGACCGGCTCGCCGTCGACCAGGTCCTTGCCGAGCCGTCGGAACTCGAGCGCCACGAGCGGATCGGACGGGTTCGCGGCGTTGTAGGTCGCGACCAGGTCGGCCATCTGCTCGTGGGTCAGGCGGCCGCC includes:
- a CDS encoding NAD(P)/FAD-dependent oxidoreductase → MTTYAIVGASLAGLSAANTFRGRGHDGRIVVVDPSPELPSDRPPLSKQVLAGEWEVERAHQPLANKVPELDLDLRFGTAATALDVASRTLALSDGSEVTADGIVLAMGAAARRLPGPELEGVHVVRDLADTQALRADLDRRPQRVAVVGAGFIGAEVAATCREQGFEVTMIEAARTPLLRAFPATIGDFVTGLHRDHGVDVRLGVGVDGLTDDGAGRVTGIRMADRSTVEAEVVVVGIGVTPNTGWLAGSGLDLSDGVVCDATCLAAPGIAAAGDVASWVNEHFGERMRVEHWEHAIEQGEAAAVRLLGGDVDAVPYLSVPWFWSDQYDRKIQMAGRPSGDDELHLVEGSVEERRFVVAFRRGDRCTGVLGVNRPRHVVQARMKLADSLDWGPIAELFA
- a CDS encoding SDR family NAD(P)-dependent oxidoreductase, which encodes MVDLTGRVVVVTGGNGGIGLGLAHGVAAAGATVAVWGRNPDKNAAAVEELRAAGATGSTSAVVDVSDEEQVDAAMAETLAAHGRVDTMVANAGIGGGAPFAEQTLERWRRIMEVNLDGAFLSFRAAVRHMIERGEGGSLIGISSTSAIHGAPANQAYSCSKTAMIALVKGLAVEMARHGIRANGIVPGWVETELTAPLLGWERFMANTTARTPVRRWGAPSDFGEAAAFLADPTQTFHTGDLLVIDGGYSIF
- a CDS encoding histidine phosphatase family protein gives rise to the protein MRQYRFAPPTGATTIVLVRHGESAPEHPDRPFPLRDGHGDPPLAPDGEEQARRVGERLASEHRAGLTIDAVYVTTLQRTHQTAAPLIELLARDGGVDVEPNVLADLREVFLGEWEQQFRAKVASGDPVAAAMFAEERWDVIPGAERGEDFAARLRAGVEAIHAAHPDSRVVAVVHGGVIGQLLAMATGSTPFAFVGADNASISELVVQADGRWRIRRFNDIAHLV
- a CDS encoding HNH endonuclease, producing MTVLLLNASYEPLRVIALRRAIGLVFAGKVDLLESSDEHLLHTSGGDVYEAPVVVRLRRMVKVPFQSVAPLSRRAIEARDERRCQVVGCDRSGQTVDHVVPRSRGGAHEWTNVVLMCTRHNSHKGAHLLSELGWHLKREPSAPRGELVILARAGIRQPPPAWTPYLPGIAAA
- a CDS encoding ferredoxin; the protein is MKVVVNFDLCESNAVCMGIAPEVFEVRDDDFLYVLQEEPPEELRGKVEEAARRCPKQAIAIEG
- a CDS encoding GNAT family N-acetyltransferase, producing MAEGSVRTATTEDAPDLSLVLSRGFTDDPIWRWMAPEDRRWPRRMAPVFRHLIGPSIGHRTVWTTNAHEGAAVWAPPGAWSFPTSAAVRSGPAMLRGFGVAGLRRTLRMVGRMEAAHPKERHWYLEFLATDAHLRGRGIGSALIGPGLERADEEGVGAYLESSKLDNVPFYRRHGFEVVEEMVAVPGAPPLWRMWRDPR